From Tiliqua scincoides isolate rTilSci1 chromosome 2, rTilSci1.hap2, whole genome shotgun sequence, the proteins below share one genomic window:
- the DAZAP2 gene encoding DAZ-associated protein 2 has product MNSKGQYPTQPSYQVQPPGNPSVFPQTIPLPQAPPYTDAPPAYSELYRPSFVHPGAATVPTMSAAYPGASLYLPMTQSMALGPMGSSVPMAFYPVGPVYPPGSTVLVDGGFDAGARFAPGAPANIPPPPPGCPPNAAQLAVMQGANVLVTQRKGNFFMGGSDGGYTIW; this is encoded by the exons ATGAACAGCAAAG GTCAATATCCTACACAGCCTTCGTACCAAGTCCAGCCTCCTGGTAATCCCTCTGTGTTCCCACAGACCATACCACTTCCTCAGGCTCCGCCTTATACTGATGCCCCtcctgcttactcagaa CTCTACCGCCCAAGTTTCGTGCATCCCGGAGCTGCTACAGTCCCCACCATGTCTGCGGCCTATCCTGGTGCTTCACTGTACCTTCCCATGACTCAGTCCATGGCTCTGGGTCCAATGGGTTCTTCAGTTCCAATGGCTTTTTATCCAGTGGGTCCTGTCTATCCTCCTGGATCCACTGTACTTGTTGATGGTGGTTTTGATGCTGGAGCAAGGTTTGCACCTGGCGCCCCTGCTAATATTCCT CCCCCGCCTCCTGGCTGTCCTCCCAATGCAGCCCAGCTCGCTGTTATGCAAGGCGCCAATGTGTTAGTGACGCAACGGAAGGGCAACTTCTTTATGGGGGGCTCCGATGGCGGCTACACCATCTggtga